aatttaaaaaaaaataaaaagagtgaactgcgatcgaacccgtgtcccgcatcactccatcctcattttttttttttttttgaggaggaaaccatatttatttagatgaacaataaatgtacaatatttacaatgttgcacttgtaattatcttagtttatgtaactccggcttaaattttaagctcaatctaacattttgttttacattaagtggttaacttattttttagtgttttgtttacgacttgaatgcagtattataacaaaggcagcagtaattaacttaaatacaggaaaacttcgctcaaaaacctgtgattgaaaattcatcctcatgtggtatccactcagccacaccacagctacgtccgtgagcgcgcgtttgctcggtatgtttatggagcttgcttggaattcgctgatgcttctctggaagattcagttcgagaaaaaaaaaattttccccaaccacttgcccattgcacattttgcataaatgttatcgagctggcttcgtatatttttccatagactgcgtgcacaaatattcgagaataccaggcgtcacatattttcatatcaataaaaaaataatatatattaaaaaaaaaaaaaaaagtattcggactgggaatagttaattaatttggttcagcgtccgctaattgattccaagatttatcaaatctggagatacttttattcgctgacattcataactgaaacaaaaaaatcccaattcttgcattcctggaaacatctgtgcgagcggggacaaggatgcgattggcaaccacttgctcgagggaccgagtatatctatatatacacgattgtgggccaccttcggtgcatggccgcctaggtgtcaggtcggaaatgggccaccttcggtgcgtggccgcctaggtgtcacgtcgacgctccaatctagctggtatcacgaaaagccgagcgttggagatctccctactcatctctggttAGGGAGTCTAGCGTCACCCACGCCTACTGTATACTGATGTAGGCAATCGCGTATACACATATGCACACGTTGACACAGTATCAGGGTGATCAGGGTGTACGTTATGCTACACCAGTGTTCTGCATCCGTCATTGCTATTTATATGGTGCACGATAAAATTCCACACAATCTTCAATCGCAGTTAGTCAGAAGCAATTGACGTCCATGGAGGCCTGCGGTTTCAACGCAGctttatcttttttcttccggATTGACGTTAAACGGGGAGTACCCGGGGACTTTCCTTTTGAATTACACAGCATAGAAGCGCGAGTCCATTCGACTGTGGATAAACATGCATTGCGGACACGGGTGTCCGATCCTTGTTGCTGGTAGCTACGTGTAAATCATTTTATCGTGGGCGTGTATTGGaaacaaactgattttactAAGCCATCGGATTGTGGGGAACTAACTATAAGTGTGCATTAACAATTATCGCaataattttgcgaaatttcTACCCTTTAGACTGATGGATACTCAAAAACCAATATGCCCTGTGATTCGGACCGTTATACCATCTCTGGTTATACGACGCTTCGCAGATGCCTGAGTGTAACGATGACCTCTTTTCAGTCttcaaatcattgaaaaattgaaattaaagaaaacaacTTTCTTACGAACCAGAATATCATCATTCATGTGAATGTATGtgggaattaattttttattttggtacCCTGCCAGCTTGACGCAATTTTATgagtattttgttgaaaaaattctacaacATAACGTAGTTATAAAATACTTAAATCTGTTTCAGAGATATAAGGTACTAGATTTGAATAAAAGGCTTGaaaaagttattgaaattgtCAAGTtcagaagaaagaaaaatgggTATTTCACTGCTAAACAATTTTTGCACAAGACTGAAACATTCGGGATTTCTCATATACAAAAATATCATAGTTCGCAAACGGCACTTAATTGGAACTCTTATTGAGATTTTATTACCGGCATGCATTGTTGCGACAATCCTTGCAGTCAGATCTAACTTAGATGTCGAACCTATACATGTTCGTAACAGCACATACTATGAAATGCGAACAAGTAGTGAGGTGGTACGGGATACCTCACGATCTCGTGTCCGTCTGTATTACAAACCACAAACTGAGCTGACGAAAAATCTCATGAGAAATGTGACAGAATGTATGGGCATATTACCAAGTCGTAAGTATTTGTTCTTCCATacgatgtatgaaaaaatatatttgcaaTCAGAATGTTACTCtacatattcatattattatctGTTGGAATTTCAAATCATGAATTTTCCTGACTTTTATTACTCAAACTATCTCGGGACATTTGCTTGCTATATACCTTGTTATGTAGCATTAGTAAGGACCCTGGTGtcatttaatataaatattcaagcGGTAGAATGCGGGATAAAAAAAtggcagatgaaaaaaaagaagaaaacactTTCTAATAAAAGGAGCTGAACTCAATGAAGGGAATTTGTAAGAAGAAGTTGCAAACATCATGACTGAAAAACTAGAACTAAACCGAAAGAGTATTTAAGAgctaaagtaaaaaaaaaaaagtggtagATGACATCTACtatcaattttcaacatcGCCCAGATTTCAAGAAACTGGGCACAACAATAATTTCATCTGAGACCTTTTTCTAACaactttttataattttacagaACTCTCTGGCTTCAATTCGGAAGAAGTCATGCTGCACCATTATGAGACACAGCAAGCAACGGATTCATTAGTTAAAGTCCTTGCAATTGATTTTGATGATATGGATGACTTCTCTGATCCAAAAAAACTGATCTACACTATTCGATCATCACAGAAAATTCCAGATAAATTACTTGATGTTGATATCGAAGGCATAAGTACAGCATCGGATCACTTACTtgacgagattcccgttgtTGGTTTCCAGATTTGTTTGGACAATGCATTTATTGAAAGTAAAGCTCGCGATGGTGCAATTAAACCAATGGTATggttattcaattatatttactATTTTGATATGATGATTTTGTATCGATATGTAATATTGTTCACATCACATCTTCACACATCTTCGGTCTTGATATTAAAGATAGTGAGGAGTAAGATTTTAGTTTATCATTATCTAATAAGTTGTTAGCCTTgtgtcaatttttataaaagtcGGTGAGGCAAGGGAGCAACAAAGACAGAATTTGAAGACTGAAGAAATTGCAACAACTAATGCTTATCATATGTATATCACCATaaagattataaatttttcttacatattTGTTACAGGTTTCACTCCAAAAAATGCCATTTCCACCATATGATAAAGTTAATGCCAATGAACTTCAAATACAGAATGTGATTTGTAGAATTGGTGGACTTATTTTCCTTGCAACAATCTACCTGATACCAACATATATcagtgcagaaaaatccactggtgtaaatgtaaatatatcaCTATATCTACAGTCGttctaaaataaataattaaattgaattgcACTTGGTTATTACAACATCAACAAAACAGTACTTTGATTGAGAAGTATTGGCCAAAgtaatatcaaaaatattaggCAAGAGTGTTTAACATCGTTGGAATTATTTGGGAGTTGGAGAGTAATGGCGGAAAGAAGACCCACTTCTTCCTTCTCTGCCCTCCTGCTTCCGCCTTTTCTTGGGGCTGGTGGCACGAGGTCCCCCTGCTTGGTGTCGTCTTCATCTCGACATTTCCGGCACTAAAATTTGTCTTCGTTTTCAGAAGTTGATGATATGATAACCACTTCGTCTTGAAGCGGTGTTTAAAATCGAACatgttttatgatttttcagaCTCTACTGaaaataaatggaataaaatcatatcaaaattttctaagCTGGATAGCATGTGGCATGGTTTTTAGCATCATCATTGTTTCTTCAATTACCACaattgtgaaattgaattttcgatcTGACCAAAAACCGTTTTACTATCACACTGACTGCTGCATAATTTGGCTAACACTTTTCATCAACCTTACTGCAATTTATGCCTTCTGTCTCCACCTGGCTACGTACTTCTCAAAAAGTAAGTATATTAAAAGCATGCTAACTTGCTGCACATTTCCCCGTatctttataaattttaccacAACAGAGATTAAGATTTACAGTTTGttctaatttgttttttctgatCTATTTCCTTTCGAAATTTCAGCATGGCTTGCACAACTAGTGGCAACAACGGTGTCTCTAATTATAAACATAACTGCAACCCAGTTTGAAAACTATGATAAATCTACTTTTTTACCATGGATTGGATTTCTTTGCCCAACTACGGCTACTATGAGGATATTTGATGAGCTTAATAGGCGTGAAAATCAACGTGAGTAAGACGAactttattcataaaaatcacAATAAAAAAGTGCTTTTGATAAGTGCTACGTTTTTTACACTGTTGTCGACATTAAAAGGTGTTGGAGCACAATGGAGTAACGTTCTTGAGACAACGCATCCAGCATTGAATTATTGGGGTAGTCTTGGCTTCATAATGTTATCGAACTTTATGGGAATAGTTTTCCATTTCATCCTCGCTGTATATCTGGATGCTGTACTACCGAGCAAATATGGTATCAATGAGACTCCGTTATTCTTCATCAAGGTTTGTATCGTCTTCTGTAAGTGAATCTGATTGATTGGAATATGTGAATGATTATACTACTATTGGCTATACAATTTATACTCAATGATCTGAAAGTGTGAGAtggaaataatattgaaatataatcATCACAAATTTGTTAAAATACATTACAAAACCTGTACAAGTTCGTTGTGTTAGAATTTATTTGACTTTCGTAAGTtatactgtatttttttcaacagtattTTAAGAAGAACAAGGTGTGCAGCTCTTCTGAAAGTACACGTATGCTTAATCCAGTTCTAGAACCAGAAATATATGAACATGTTGCTGATAATAGCTTGTATCCTGGGGTAAAACTGACACAGTTGGTGAAACGATTTATACGTGGAATTATCAAACGAAATGTAAGACACAGTacaatctgaaaattttcaaaatacgaaCTATTTTTAGAAATACAGTAATCAAATATATGTTTATGATCAACCGATTTTCTTGctgacaatgaatttatttgatCGAATCTGAAATATATTGAATATGGTTGTAATCGAACCGCTTAGAAACAGTTGAATGCTGTCACAGAttgtattgaattgaattgattgTATAAAACTTTCAATGTGTTTAGACAATCAAAGCAGTTCAAGGACTCAGTTTGGAATTTTACAAGGGGCAGATCACTGCTTTGCTGGGTCACAATGGTGCTGGAAAAAGTACAACATTTGCAGTCTTGACTGGTAATTTTTTGTGtactatttttaaaacgaTTCGATTACATATTTAATACAGTTATTGGAGGAATAATAGCACCGTTTAATATATAACTTGATAACGTTTGTGCACCTGAAGGTTTGACATCACCCTCATCGGGAAGTGTGGAAATTAATGGCAAAGATATAACTGCGGATATTGATGGGATCAGAAGTGATTTGGGCGTATGTCTTCAAGAAAATACCATGTTCCCAGATTTAACTGTAGTCGAACAGCTCCGAATAGTTGGTTTGGTGAGTCATACATCTATTTTTCACTGACATTCTTATTGATTCTAATAATCAACTAGCTTTAAAACCCTCGCTCGCTAAAGCTCGCTCGGGGTCGGATGCCTAGTGTAGCTGGTTTTTGTGTTCGTGCGCTCGCttactcgttgtcagtgttttaccaGATGATACGAGATTCAGCAGATACCTCACGCCCCAGCTGCTTGAGGATTGTTCAATGGGTAATAAATGTTAGTCCGCTAGTCCGGGAAGTGGAGTTTTACCAGGTAGCGTACCTGGAACGCAGAAACTACGTAGTGTTTGTCTTGAAAGTCTTGAGGATCCGACGACCTGCCATCTGAGAATGAGTGCAAATGCTGGTTAAATAATAGGCTGGACTTCTTTCAACAAACTTACATTTAACAACGAAAAGACGAAAGCCGTTGTCTTCGGATCTTCTTATTTTGTCATTAGACTTTCACACATGGCTGGCAAACAAATTGCACTTCATGGCATCAGGTTGAAACTCGAGTCATCTGTGCGCTTATTGAGTCAGTATCACTTATTGACGTCCTAAATCCTGGGTACGGagaagatttttcattttaatcaaatttggATGTCAATATCTTCAAAATTGAAGTACAGATTTCATTAAGATTTGTAGAACAAGGTCGGATGGGGAAGATCTCTCAGGCCTGTGAGTTTAAAAACATGTACTCATTCTGGAGATATGACACCCTCACTTCGGGTAGAAGTTGGGCCGGATAAAAGACTTTTGCCGGCCTATGGACACTTGGCAGCGATTTGCTTCTGTGAATCTTGATATTACGGTTACTCACTGATTAATTAAATGAATTCATTACAGCTGAAGCAAAAAGACCGAACCAGAAAAGAGTTGATGGCAGAAATCGacgaattattgaaaaagatGGATATGGAAGAGAAACGAGATGTTATGCCAGACGAACTCTCCGGTGGTCAGAAAAGACGACTATGCCTAGCTATGGCACTTATTGGCAATGCTTCTGTGAGTTGTGAATTCGTTCATCATCACTgatatttgtaatttatatcTACCGTCCACAGCAAGGCTGTGAAAATAGTAAACAAATGCAGTTGACTTAGTGAAACTTTCCTTCCTAGACTATATTCTTAGATGAACCAACATCGGGTATGGATCCAGAAACACAGAGAGGGACATGGGACACTATAttggtaataattttcattgaaatcaaTTTGCCATATACCTATTTGCTTGTTTTATTCTCACTAAAGTTTGATTTCGCTAAAACACTGTTAGTATCAAATCAACTAATTATTAAATGATGTTCATGTTGATAACTActggtgaaaataattgcgctataataattgttttcacTTAGAAATACCGTGATCAAAAAACGATTATAATTACGACACACAGTATGGAGGAAGCTGACGTTCTGGGTGATCGAATTGCAATCATGGATTCAGGAAAACTGAAGTGTTATGGTTCACCGATGTACCTTAAAAAATGCTATGGTGACTATATTGGCAACTTCACGAAAATATgtgataattttataaaagtaatATAGGTCATTGATCATTATCATAACTTGATGACAATTTAGGGCACAATCATCATGAAATAACGCTGTCAACAACATCAAATTACGACATAGACAAAATTCGAGAGCTGGTTGGTAGCGATGCATCGATAAATGTGACTCAGCACGGCAGAATTGTTATAAACCTTCCATTTACCAGCTCTTTACCGGAAATTTTGGACAGTATGGAAAATCAAAAAGCAAAGTTGGGAATTACTGGTCTCAGTGTGTCAATAATAACTTTGGAACAAGTTTTCTTaaggtatattataattattatacgctGTATGTCTCATATTggtaatattatattaaatattctATATAATAAAGGGCTGCCGATAATGAAGAAATAGCAAATAAGTCGGAAGATAATGTTGATGGGAAAGTAGCACAAGATTTAAGAGGGTACGAATATTTGACAGGTTGGGACCTTACTTGGCAAATGATTTACGCGTTGTTAGCAAAGAAAATGACCTATTTCAAAGCTAACAAGGGTGTGAGTCTAGCACTCgtaagttttgtttttttattctacatcTGTGTTCGGATGATCATAGTATagtctttttttataaataacaaCAAACCTGTTTAAATTGTGTTCTTACTAATTTTACCCTGCtaatgaaaacaaataacaTGACCATAATGATCTTGCAGGTGTGTGGAACTCTGATAGCGATATTATTGCCGCTTGTTTTCAA
Above is a genomic segment from Neodiprion pinetum isolate iyNeoPine1 chromosome 1, iyNeoPine1.2, whole genome shotgun sequence containing:
- the LOC124210857 gene encoding phospholipid-transporting ATPase ABCA3-like — translated: MGISLLNNFCTRLKHSGFLIYKNIIVRKRHLIGTLIEILLPACIVATILAVRSNLDVEPIHVRNSTYYEMRTSSEVVRDTSRSRVRLYYKPQTELTKNLMRNVTECMGILPSQLSGFNSEEVMLHHYETQQATDSLVKVLAIDFDDMDDFSDPKKLIYTIRSSQKIPDKLLDVDIEGISTASDHLLDEIPVVGFQICLDNAFIESKARDGAIKPMVSLQKMPFPPYDKVNANELQIQNVICRIGGLIFLATIYLIPTYISAEKSTGVNTLLKINGIKSYQNFLSWIACGMVFSIIIVSSITTIVKLNFRSDQKPFYYHTDCCIIWLTLFINLTAIYAFCLHLATYFSKTWLAQLVATTVSLIINITATQFENYDKSTFLPWIGFLCPTTATMRIFDELNRRENQRVGAQWSNVLETTHPALNYWGSLGFIMLSNFMGIVFHFILAVYLDAVLPSKYGINETPLFFIKYFKKNKVCSSSESTRMLNPVLEPEIYEHVADNSLYPGVKLTQLVKRFIRGIIKRNTIKAVQGLSLEFYKGQITALLGHNGAGKSTTFAVLTGLTSPSSGSVEINGKDITADIDGIRSDLGVCLQENTMFPDLTVVEQLRIVGLLKQKDRTRKELMAEIDELLKKMDMEEKRDVMPDELSGGQKRRLCLAMALIGNASTIFLDEPTSGMDPETQRGTWDTILKYRDQKTIIITTHSMEEADVLGDRIAIMDSGKLKCYGSPMYLKKCYGHNHHEITLSTTSNYDIDKIRELVGSDASINVTQHGRIVINLPFTSSLPEILDSMENQKAKLGITGLSVSIITLEQVFLRAADNEEIANKSEDNVDGKVAQDLRGYEYLTGWDLTWQMIYALLAKKMTYFKANKGVSLALVCGTLIAILLPLVFNPADYGKKQNLRIELRTYKSPEVMIHSGDETLGNMYKKIIENQGAKIDVTEAGVSLSKGLLSRALKDMTYYKTRMIVSAEFNSSVSVNGLYSGGATLSAPIVLNTMSNLLLKIVAGDQYSIDASIGQLPRSLVQDAQKRMENKVEMLMRNILFMAIFVHVVALFVIHPLLENSTRFKQLQQMAGVSPFTYWGTMFLVDYGFYILVSLFAVFGIVCRDFFDHLSAVFFSECGGVLLLLFLLFGINALLLAYIHSFMKKRFHVVYSILSGIPLLIVFIIVPLHEVLSYMDNVKWANVIQRRMFSLAPVISFVFGCMKWEEIAFKNARCRAMPKLSTAIACDTNDYCCALKCSDGYCENPLPFLGDFSEQGGIKEYIVYLLFTPIILVGILYLLEQQTFAKLRSKFQVTNHHSKRYSDETIDRKVEEEKRIVCQEINNINRGSSEFNSEIKNVFLASGLSKHYGKVEAVKEVSFRVLRNECFGLLGVNGAGKSSTFRMLVGEEIPNSGILYRGRYSSNSDRTKYLAGMGYCPQTDALIPCLNAVEQLTLFARLRGIPKHEVASEVYSWINKLQLTKHATKPSGDYSGGNKRRLNIAIALIANPELVLLDEPTTGVDPAAKRLVWTVLQNCQASGQAIILTSHSMAECEVLCNRLVIMAKGQLVCVGASQELKERFVAGFNITIKLDPRRTEHNCTRIKKKIETNFICRLIDEHPGYLFYHVTDPQATWVKMFGTMNDIQSVHQCVEDFTVSTSTLEQLFMQFARPTDSTTQYHIQSETAAEESCV